AAAACGTCAACCTTGCCTCAATTTCTGTCTGGAGTGCCTGGGGATCGTCGCTGGGTCGATCGGCCTCCGGTACAGCCTGTGGCCCTGGGTCTACTAATCGACGAGCCGCTAGTTGACGAGCCACGGTGGCAATTGAGGCTTGTCCTGCTAAAAATTCCTGCAATGGTTGGCTCAAATCGCCCATGAATTTCTATCAAACTCTCCCTGACCACCCCCCATTTTATTCCGGACGGCTCAAATCGGCTGGCGTCTTAAGGGATCAAGGTGCTTGTTCTCTGGGCATCCCTTACTGGCTATGGATGCAACCTCCTATGACTTTTTGTGACTGCTACCTGCCCATTCTGTTGAATCGCCCCAGGGCTACAAGCGAGCCATCTCAAAGCCCCAGGGCAAAACAAGACTCATCCATCGGCCCTCTGGCTCGATCGATCGCAGTTGGCCTCTTGGCGATCGGAAGCACTCTGGCCATGTTTCCCAGAGCCAGCCAAGCAGCCACCTTTCCCAACCTGGTTTTTGAATGTCCCAAGGGTAGCCGAGTCATGGTGGCGCGATCGATTACAAGCCGCAAGGTCAGCCAACCCATTTTGCAGTTCACGGGACGGGGCAAGTTCTCTGCCAACCATCGCTGCCGGGAAGTGGCCGCCCGCTTCAATTTCCTCAATTCTGGTACTAGTGAATATTCCCTCGCCTATCTGACGACCGGAATTCGCAAAAATCAGCCGATCGTCTGTAGCGTGGAGGAATACGGCGCACCCTGCAATCAGACGGAAGGTGTGCAGATCCTCACCCTCAATCCCCGCGATCGCAGTCCTGCCCGCCGAGATTATGCGTTGAGTCTCATTGTGGCGCGCTTGCACCAGGCAAACACCAAAACACCTGTTCTAGTGGATTCTCCTCCGGCGCAGTATGTCAACCTTCGGGAGTTAATTGAGCAAGCCCTACAAGACACACAGGCAGAGTAACTGAGCCCGTTTGAAGGCTCTAGCGGTCTGAAGCGTTGGCCTTCTTTAGCCTTCTGCCAGCGAACTTTGAACGGGCTGGCTTGGCGCAGGTTTAGGGATGCCGACAGACACAGACAGAGAAGGGGTGGGCCAATGGGGCATCGTTTGCCAACAGCGGGGACAAAACCATTCGACTTGTCCACGCTTGACATAACGCAGCAGGGAAGTTGAGCAGCAAGGACATTGGGTCATGGTGGATTACCTAAGTTAGACTTTAAAATTTTTTGAAAAATTATAAAAACGACCAACGGTGAAAACCCCAAAGGACTGGGACAACCAGGCAAGCCCGTCTGGACAGGGATCCTAGGGAAAATCCTGGCTGAGTTGGCGGACTAAGTTTTACGGACTGAAGTTAACTTGAAGTTAACTATGAATAACGATGAAGATTTAGTTGACTAAAACGCTGCTCCTTCAGCTGTCAGCTCAGGGGTTCCCCATTGTCCAGTTCAGGGATTCTGCAACGGGGGAGGCGCAGGGGATGGAGAAGAATGTGCTGTGCGATCGAGGACAACTGAATTCACTGACTACGGATTCACTGACTGCGGATTCACTGACTGCGGATTCACTGACCATCATTTACTAACAAACAACATCTCCTAGGGTGAAGGGGGATCGATGGGAGTCGGCTTCTCATTTCACAATCATCATTTCCTGTAGTGTGGTACGTTTCGTTGTTTAACCACTGGTGATAGACTAACGAACTTCATGGGGATCAAACATTGGGCAATCTCCCTATTTGCCTGGGGAGATTCACCCAATCCGGTGTTAAGTTTGATGTCATTTGGAGAGAAATCGGGGGGATGCGAATTCGGGTATGATGCCGACAGAGCGGATATACAAGGATGCAGGCAAGCCTGTATTGGGTTACGCCCGTATTGGGTTACACGATTGAGTTACGCCTGTATTAAGTTGCGCCATTGAGTTACGCCCGTATTGAGTCAGTAGTGAGTTCATGAGTCCCAATCTGTTTACCTATGGACGGTTTGGCCGATCGTTGCCTACCCAAGAACGCTGGATTGATTTGGCTTGGGCGGGCGGGTTGTTGCTAGCGGCTAGCTTTTTGCTTTGCTTTCAGCTCGGCAATCTCCCTCTACGCGATTGGGACGAGGGCATTGTGGCCCAA
Above is a window of Alkalinema sp. FACHB-956 DNA encoding:
- a CDS encoding COP23 domain-containing protein, whose product is MTFCDCYLPILLNRPRATSEPSQSPRAKQDSSIGPLARSIAVGLLAIGSTLAMFPRASQAATFPNLVFECPKGSRVMVARSITSRKVSQPILQFTGRGKFSANHRCREVAARFNFLNSGTSEYSLAYLTTGIRKNQPIVCSVEEYGAPCNQTEGVQILTLNPRDRSPARRDYALSLIVARLHQANTKTPVLVDSPPAQYVNLRELIEQALQDTQAE